Within the Miscanthus floridulus cultivar M001 chromosome 2, ASM1932011v1, whole genome shotgun sequence genome, the region TTTTGGCccaagatttttttttgttttgtttttggcaGCCATGATGCGCTGGAGGTCTCAGGAGTCTCACCGATGTACTGCTCATGCTGGGAATGATTCAAAGAGGCCTCGAACAACCAGGAATTTTGGTGACGCAAGTCTTGGATACTGTTTTGTGTGTTCATTCTTTGGACTGCACGTGGAAATTATGTAGAGCTATGCATAAATCGGGTGGAGCTCCAGAGTTTCGTATGGAGGTTATTTCTAATGCATCGACCACAAGATACACCATTaaatatgtattaaaaatctaacaAAAATATGAATAAATAGATCACGCAATCTACGTATATATGAAATTTGAGCTTGAACAAAATCCTGCATAACGCAACTATTCATATCAtgatttctcttctttttttctccttACATAGATTTTTATTCAAACTGAAATTTCATATATACATAGACGATTGTGTGATCTATTCATTCATATTTTTATTGGAATTTGTTGTATATATTTGATGGTGTATCTTGTGGTCGGGAGCACCGGAGCACTCTAGGCGCTTTGGAGCACCTGAGATGCTCTGGTCCTcccagtttttttaaaaaaatttttgtaaactaattttaaatctaacactgttttattcttttttctaaaactaacacttttgcccgCGCCTATTTCTCTGGCGTGGCGAAACGTCTGtggcgcgccatgcatggtgacgcGGCGAGAGGGATGATGTGACGACGACCGAGACGCTGACCGATGACGTGGTAGGGTCTGtcgtgccaccgatcttggcgcggcactaacgcgccaaggcccacggcgcggcaggacctggacGCAACATTAATAAGGCTTGTGCCCATTCCTTTGGTGTGGAGTACTGTATCTATAATACTCTTATATAAAGCTAAACCTCACTAGATAATTTTTCTCTTCATACAAGGTGTCCACGTCATTTCCCACTAAGTCACTCACTGAATGTTCTATCTCTTCATGCAAGATGACATTATTTCCACTAAACACATAGCATTccttattaattacaaaaaatGTCCACGTCATCTCTATTATGTACGACAAAAGCAATTAAATAGAGTGTTAGTGGGATTGAGAGGACGGATGGCCAGGATCAACACAGTTACTTAAGATCGGATGGCTGAAATATTAGTGATGGCGTGGCTTCACCGGAGAAGAGAGAAATAGCAGTTAATGACACATTCCATCTATATAGATCATATATATCCAATAAAAGCTTTCCCATTCTTCGTCTCTGTCTCCGAAGAGGAATGGGCAGAAGGTCATCCTGTTCTTCTCTCCAGTAGAAACGTTTCTGCGCAAATCACTGTAAGCTCTCCTTGTCCTCTGGTGATTTCTATCGATTTCTTTTATTTAGATAGTCGAGGAAATTCCTTTAACCTATACATCATTAGAGTTTCGTGCTTTTGCTTCTTCCGTAGCCTAGTTGTCCCCCTTGTTAGTTCCATTTTTttctaatctctctctctctctctgagatGATCGTTCATGTAGTTTCTTTTTCCCTCTATAATGCATTTAAGTTTCTTAGAGAATAGAATGTCAAATTGTTAAAAGGGAGGATTGGAGGAAATTGGACAGGTCATAGCACAAAGAAACGGTAAaaaacaaagttttttttatGCAGGTATGGTACCAAGATGAGAAAATCTTCCAAGGGATGCAAGGAGAGGGATGCGAATTACCACCGGAATGGTCACACAGATGACCATGTCAAGCATTTCTTTAAGATATTGATTGGTGATTTTCATAAAAGATTGGTGAGCAATTTTCTTGCACACTGTGTTTCCGACTATTCAGCATGTGGAATACTGGAATGTGGTCATTATCATCTAAGAAGTGAAGTGAAGTAAGCTGCATCTGCACCAAAATCGTGGCGGTCGTTTCGGGCACCAAACTTTTGGCAGCCTGTGGCGACCAAATGAACTGGTGAGCTGTGGCTGCGTTGCGGCACGCCGTAAGTCCAGCGACGAACCAAACGGTCGCCGAAGCTTGGGCGTGAGAGTTGTGGCGAGCTGTGGCACGGCGCGGCCGCTATTCAAACGCGCCCTAACTTTTGTTACTAATTCAATATTGTGGACTGTGGTAGTGTTTTCAATTAATATTAGCATATTGTCCCTAAGATTACTGATCAATGTAAAGATCTATGTTGGTAGCCATGAATGGAATAGCATCACTTACAAGACTATTTTGGCAATTTTATTTTAGAGCAATCAGGAATCAATTTAGTGTTTGATCATATGATGGTGTGCATCACTTGTTTAAAGATAATTAGTTATGATTGTATCAACCAACTTGCAATACATCGATGTAGAATTTATACAGTTCTCTTACCTCATCTGAACTTTGTTCTACGTTAATCTTGCTGTCGTAGGTCATATCGGGTAAATTTGCTAAACATTTCGGAGACAAAATAGAAGGAAGTATTACTCTTGAATCACTTGGCGGTTATACTTTTGATGTTCAAGTTGCAAAGAATATGGGCAGAATAGTGTTCAATCTGGGTGGAAGTCATTTGTTAGTGCCAATGACTTGAAAAAGATGGATTTCTAGGTATTCAGGTATGATGGGATGTCTCGGATGAAGGTTCTGATATTTGATCCTAGTGGTTGCGAGAAAGTACCACCATGTTTTGTGATGAAAAAAACTATTAGTGGTGAATGGAAGAGAGAAGAACCCATTGACATTTCAAGCAGTCATGCTAATCTTCCCATGAGAACACCAGAAACAAAAAAGAAAGCATTGAAGCAAAGGAACAGGAGTAGGATCACTATCAGTTCATCAAGATCCCTATCCAACTCATCAGGTTGAGTCACAATGTCATCAAACCTAGTAGCATCTATGTATATCTACAAGATCATGACTTCATTGTTTTGTTTGGTCATAGGAGGAATGACATCTTCAGAGGGCGATGAAGCACATTCTGTTCTGAGTTACATGCTCCCACGAGGCACCAGTCTTGATAGTATGCAAAAGAAGAAACTGAAAGAGAGACTCCTAGCTATTTGTTCTGAAATCCCCATCTATGTGTGTGTCATGAAGAAGTCAAACATTTCTGAAAGATCTCAAGCTATGGTGAGTtaggtttttctctttttttttgttcCAGATTGATATTAATATTGCATTTCAATTGCAcgttcttcagcaagcaggttGTTTAGCTTCCTAGACTCCTTGaagaaatttacaagctaagttcGATGAAAAACTTCAACTATTTTGACTTTCGAACACTGAAAACCCTTTCCCTTTATAACCAGAAATTCTCTATAAAATACTCTGATGTATGTCTTCCATTGAAGAGTAGAGTGTTGATTCTTCAGTGTCATGGCAAGAGTTGGGAAGTGATTTGCCGCATTCATGTTCCAAAAGCTCAACGCAAAGTTAAAAGACTTTTCAAAGGGTGGACACGGTTTGCACGTGACAACAATTTACAGCTGGGAGATATCTGCCTCTTTGAGCCGCTGAAGACCAAGAAGTACATGATGAATGTGCGTATCATTCGCAAAGAGTGAGATTTGGGAAGTGCTTTCTGCTGCCGTTTTCAACCTGTGCTTTTGGATTTGATAAGAGTCGCTTATGGTCATGTGTGTCAGTTGTTGGTGCCAACTTTTGTAGTAGTGATATTAAAGCTTTTATAATTGGTAAGGGTACAGCTTACTCTGTTTTGTTAGATAAGGAAACAAAGTGGTACAACTTACTCTGTTGAGTGCTGAACAATATAATCTATGGTCTATCCATCCCCTGATTAGTTGACTGCGCCGTGTGGGCCGTATGGGCCGTATGGTACATCTGTCGAGTGCGCCGTGTGGGCTGCACGGACGATCATGCGCTAGGCAACGATAATGCTCTTGTGAGCAGTGGGCGCGGCGCAGGCGCGGCGGCGGGCACGCGGGGCGGTTAGGCGGGCAGGCGCGACGGCGGGCAGGCGGGGTGGGTGCGTGCGGGCAGGCGGGTGGGCAGGGCGTGGCACGGCGGGGCGGGACTGGGCCGCGGGCCTTTAGCcggctctgtcgcgccaccgaaTAGGGCGCGttagtgccgcgccaagatcggtggcgcggcagaccctgccacgtcaccggtcagcgccccggtcgtcgccacgtcatccctctcgccgcgccaccatgcatggcgcggtacAGGCGTTTAGCCGCGCCAGAAAAATAGGCGcgggcaaaagtgttagttttgaagaaaaaaaacagtgttagatttaaaattagtttaaaaaatgttaaaaatttTCTCCTCGCACacctactttttttttttgaaaacatcCTCTCACACCTGCTGACCTACTGGTCAGAATATTAATTAATTTTCATGACTTTGTGGTCGCATGATATTTGTAGCAAGTGTTTCGGACCCTTAATAATGACAATAATTAGGAAACTTAGTTGGTTATGGCTGAATTTAAGTAACATCGATGATGTTCGCTGAAGTTTTTTCTACGTGTATATGTGCCTATACTGTCATCTCTCGTTAAAAAAAGATTCTTAGGCCACACTGCTTGTATGCTTTTCTTGCAGTTCAGGAGCGCAGGCGATGGGATGGTGTACCGATCAAGTGGTGCTGTCGTCTGATTAAGCTATGgctttggtgttgctcttcgtgcTTCTCAGCCGGAGTATTAAGTAACTTTAAGAATGCACTGTTTTCTGGAATGTCGCAACATCAAGTTTAACAGCTTTGCAATCACTATTTGGAACTTTTAAGTAAAACTAAAAATCATTATGGTATTCGTGCTCTGTGTTCTAGTGTATCAACCATCTTATTTCCTTGTAATTGTTTGATAGCCTTCCCGGTTGGCTGGTTATGTGAAGTCATTTCACTACTACATTAAGCTTTTGTAGGGCGGCTGAAGACCATTCGTAGGGGGTTTGCCAAGCGTCTCTACCATAGCAATGCTATAAATCGCTGATTTGCAGGAGCGATTGgctagccgtccctataaatcggatttgtaggggcggctgctgatttgtaggggcggctctatttcttagaaaatatgaaatcggCATAAAAAATAGCAAATTGCACAGctgatgatttgtaggggcggctccattttTCAGAAAATATAATATCAGCCTAAAAATAGCATTTTTTTAATCCGGGGAGACCCCCAGGGAAGTCGCGACATTATTCGTGTGAAAATCGCACGAGCTGCGGagattcgaacccacgacctcacCTCGCGCATACCCTCCTCTACCACTGTACCTCACACTCACTTGTGTCTATATTAGATTTTTGTTCCCCACTGTgaggggtacgaccccggatacccatggcatactacatgggctgcgccgtcaggggtggtccagcccacaagacgaacaCTTACGGTGCACGGTACTGCTCGACATGTACTGTAGGGCATCAAGggtgatatcctgaagatgctacgagatttgttaggatatgctcgatcctGTGATTCATATAacctgttattacttaccggttatctcctagatctaactgacttgtaaccctacccctggcTATATAAGACGGGTAGAGGACCTCCTCAAAACACAcgaaatatcatacgatagccaatacaaaccgacAGACCACaaaagtagggtattacgtcgtgctgacggtccgaacctgtataactcttgtgtctctattgccttcttgttcttgattacgcgcacctctaccgatcaatctaccttcatggcatacccctcggaggactaccgacgatattctatcggcACCCACATACTATCATAAACCGAGTTTAAATTAATTATTTGAGGTCCTAAacaaatttaaataaaaaagttgtcacctacaaagttatataactttttgagatctacaactttcattttgatagtttctccatctaaggtcgtttacaaaatttaaattttaaatttgagaaattcaaacgtagttttccttcaCAAGATGATTtctaaattaaaaagttgtcaactataaagtttcataacttttcgagatctacaacttttatttttgttgttttttcatccgaggtcgtttaaaaaattcaaattttaatttttttggaaatccaaatgtagttttccttcacaagatgatttcaaataaaaaattgtcagctacaaagttgtataactttttcggatctacaacttttattttggttgtttctccatccgaggtcatttgaaaaatccaaattttaaatttgagaaatttattcataattttccttgacaaaatgaattcaaataaacaaactttgtcaactacaaagttctataactttcctagatctacaacttttatttagtcatttgttcatccgatatagtggtagtaacattgttaaTAAAATTTACATATCAGATATATacattttgtgaacaatgttactaccactttgtcgggtgaagaaataatcaaaataaaagttgtagatcttgttgagctctataacttttatgttcatgacttttttagctaaaatcatttaatgtttcaaaatAACATTTCAAGTtatcattttttgaaatttaaaattaaaatagataaaaacacagtcacataaaaaaataaataaaataatagcggtaagaacagaataaattgatagagcatgattttagaaaattttagggaaaaatgaTCAAATTTAAAGTTAGTACGAGAGataaagactagttacaagttttagccagagattaaaaaagagaaatcatcaataatttcaaattttaattttaaacagcattttgaagcagtaaatgatttcaaatgtaaaagttgtAAAcagcaaagtttcataacttttcgagatctacaacttttattttgatcatttctccatccaaagtcgtttgaaaaaattcaaattttaggacTTAATTTTTACTATTCGGTGTCtatttgcaggggcggctggatatagagACGTCTCTACAAATcgtgccatttgtagggacgtTGATAACACCAGTAGCCTCTACAAATGGATTTATAGGAGTGGCTCGTTTGGACACCATTTGTACTGACGGCTCTAAAAAAAAAAGGAGGATGTTGCTAAAAATCCTATTTTTAGTAGTTTTTGTTAACCCATCCTAACCATCTGACGACTGCACAGGACCCTTTTCCTTGGATGTCCCTTGACCTTGAGATAAACATGTCGCTTCATGCATGAAGCCCATATGCCTGAGGCTATTTGTCTTGACTCAggcgtttttattttttttcagaaATACTATACAACAAACATATATTTTAGtgaaaaaaacacatgaattttttcccTCTCTTTTCACAGGTGTTGCACACGGCGCCGCTGTCGGCCACCGGCCGCTTCCTCTTCTGGATCACTGCGGCAGCACCGCTTCCTGTTTCGGCAACACCGCTTCATGATCGGAGCGGGAGCACTGCGGCAGTAAAAAAATGATTTGTCATGTTCCGGATCGGAGCGGGAGCACCGCTTCCTGTTCCTGTTTTAGTGGAAAAAAAACCGATTTGTCCTCTTGCTCTTGcatagaaaaaattgtttcttgtgatctgtggatctgtgatcttttgatttgtgattgtctggaggtagaagaaagctggaggtagaagaagactgGAGGTAGAATGaggatggaggctgttggatTTTAATTCTATGGtacaaaaaaattcatgtgttgaaactacataaaacacatggtttatACCATCGTAAGAACTTTTTGGGTATTTAATCAGTTAATCTAATGTCAAATGGCAAGCTTTGGCCACAAACCAGGAATGCTCGCTACATGTGTATTTAGTATTTACAAAGAAGTCTGTCATTCATCAGTTCATGTGAGAATCCCATTGATTATTTACAAAAGCAGTCTGTCTTTCATGTGAAGAAAAAAATGTTGCATACAAATGCTTTAGGGACAGGTATTACGCTTTCCCTGGTATGGTTTACTGTAGTGACATTTAGCGCGCTAACAAGCACATTTACCAGAATCGTGCAGCTTTTGTTTCGTTTGAATATGATTGGATGCATTATTTTTTATCAGGTCACCTTTTTGCTGGCCTTTGCGCAGGGAGGTTTGGTACTACCTTTGCGCAGTCATCAATTTCTACCACACGAGCCGATAGAAATTTAGCGACGTCTCATGTCTCTTTTGCTCATTATACGGTGTTGTCAAATCCTCCTAAACCACCATTTAGGAGCCAACAGGCTAATGCTTATGCAAGTACTTCATAAATTGGCAATCCAACCCCATGGGACGAAGGTTTAAGCCGATTTAAAGAAAATTTGCATAAAGATTTAGAAATAAGTCTAGGCGTGCATTTTAAACCAACCGAGAGCTATACTAAGCCATATCCCATATTTTTATTATATGAAAGCTCCCGATGGTTGAAAAGTGCCGGACTTTTATAAATTCAGTGGTAAAATAACAAAACCACAAAGAAGAATATCAACATGTTTATTGTTCAATTGGGTGAAGCTGGTATCATGGAACATATATGAGCATTCATAACTTTTCGTTATCTCTTACTGGTACTGCTTTTTCGTGGTATTCTTCACTACAATCTTGCTCTATTGATTCTTCGGCACAACTAGAAGAAAAGTTCCATAAACACTTTTATAATGGAACCAGTGAGCTTAAATTGTCTAATTTGATATCGTGAAGCAAAGGCGTGACAAGTCTGTCCTTGATTTGTTAAAAGATTTAGAGATATTAAAAAACGATGTTTTAAAATGATAATTTCAGAAAAGATCTTGCTGATTCAGCTTTTGTTGGCTTGCGCTCTAATATtcggcctgttcgtttcgtcgtaaacgatcgtggattatttactgctagctGATTTGACTggttttatgtgagagaaaaatattgttacagcttataatccacgatcgtatacgatcgtataagCCTAGCCGAACAGGCTAATTAAAGAAAAGTAGTACTTTGAGGTTCTCTCTATTAATCAATTGTTGCAAAAAGCTTCAGCGACTGAGAGCCAAAGTAATTTTGTAGAACCTTAGAAGTCACTTCATCCCAACATGCACACTATTGAGTGCCGTTCAGATGGCTTGGACGATGAAACTTCAAATTATTTTGTTGCTGAATTTGTTTGGCCAGCACAAGCCAGATCAGTTCCTTGCTCTTCCCTCAAGCCGATTCACAAAAATCGACAAGAGGAGATGAAATTTACATTTGATGTGTCCAAGTGTGATCGCATTTTTGATGATATGTTGAAGAATGGATACACTAAATTGTCACATCCGTTGCCGCCGCTTATGAACCGAAGCGTCGTGCATATTGCAAATGGCATAATTCGTCTTCTCATGCTACTAACGTGTGCAATGTCTTTGGCGGCAAGTCCAATCGGCTATTAATGAAGGCCGATTGAGTTTATCTGAGATGCAGGTGGATGCAGTGCCCTTCCCGGTTAATGCTTTGGAATTGAAGAATCCGGCTGTTTTGGTTCGGCCAAATCAAACCGAACCTACTAATGAAAAAATGTGATAATCGGTGATCCCAGGAAGACAAGATTGAGAAGACTTGGGGGCAGTGAAATGATGCTCGAAAAGACCATGGATGGCCAGGAGAATATTAAAATCATCATTAAGTCTTCTGGGCTTGGGGGGCAAGCAAAAGCTCCTATCAAAGAGCAAAAAGGAGATACCACTATTACTGTCCATGTCGTTAGAGTAACTCCAACAGAAGAGCATCCATGTTCAGCCTGATCGTTTGTTAGTTTCAGCcaaggcttatcagccagccaacagtgttttcctctcacaacaaatcagcatcagccgagcttatcagtccagaaaccaatcagcgaacaggCCGGTTGTGTAGTCTATATTTGagtattttaggaaaaaaaagagagagattccaACGGCTATTGTATCTGGCTTTCTAAAATAGCAAGTCACCTATTCCTGAGTTCACGCATGCTAAATATAGCTTGCATGTGCCGCTAGCCATCTGTCTCACCCTGCTAGAAAGGGTATTggagttttctattttttttgttgGGATTTCTATTTTAGAGGTTGATTAAATCATGGGTTTAGCCATATATTTTTGTCAACTCTCTTGAAGTTGCTCTTAAACAGTAAAAAAACACAGCAAGACCGATTTGTCGAATCGGCCGAGTGAAGGAGGATCAAAGATCCCTGCGCACCTGCAAaccaaggccccgtttagttccactccaaaatgccaattttttcaagattctccgtcacatcgaatctttggacgcatgcatgaagcattaaatataaataaaaaataaaactaattacacagtttagacaaaattcacgagacgaatcttttaagcctaattagactatgattggacactaattaccaaataacaacgaaagtgctacagtggcaTTTCGTCAAAAAATTTGCCATCTAAACGGTACCCAAGACAATCAAAGGTTGGAACTTGGAGAGCCAATAAAGTCAAGAATTCTAGCAAGGATACATAAACCTGCTATTGTTGATATTATATAAGCTCTGCATTGTAGTATTGTTCTCCTTTAATAAGGATACATAAATAGCTTGCTTCATTGTTGCTACTTCCTTATATAATAAAACAATCTCATCCTGGCCAAACAGATTATTTGATTTGCATTATCAAAACGTAtattcagcatgttcgcttgttggtttcagccagtccaaagcagtcagccaacagtattttcctctcataataaactaacaccagccagcccaaaccagcccagaaaccaaccagcgaacagactgatTATCGGTCTAAAAAACATGAACtaacaccagccagcccaaaccagcccagaaaccaaccagcgaacagactgatTATCGGTCTAAAAAACATGCACTACAAGTAACGTTGCATACCAACATACCATTAGTATAGGCATTATATAGTGTGCAAACAATTGGAAACAAATCAAATCTCttgtgttttttccttttttcaccATCATTAACTACATACCCCTATATGGTATGAGCATATACCATAAGATCTAACTACATGCATATAGAGTGAAAAATTAACTTCCAATATATATcgacaaaataaaaaaataaaaaaacatctCCTCTGTTGCCATCTGGATGCCGCTAAAATCCCCACTTTGTTCTAACCGATGCTGGCTTTCCCCTGGCAGGCTCCCGCTGTTTCAGTTTGGTCACTGCAACGTTGCCATGATTTGCCTCGTCCTCCGGCATGATCTCAACCTCTGAACTGTTACTCCGGTCATGCCCAATCTTCTCAGATTTCTTCCCATCAAGCACCTCATCCCGTTTCTCAATCTCAGGATCCATTTGCATCCTCCCTGTCCTCGGCCCCCTGGGCTCCCCCCGCGAGAGTTCCATGGCGGCCTTCGCGGCGGCTGCTGCCGAGGCGGCCGACTCGAACGCGGCCTGAGCTGCCGCTTCCACGTCCTTGTACCTCTGCGCCGAGTCGCCGGAAATGTCTTCGTCTCGGTCATCAACTGGTGGCGTCCTGCGGATCCTCTCGTCATCGTCGTGCTTTGTCTTTCTGTGGTTGTGGTTGGAACGTCCCGAGTCCTCGTAGGGAGGCGGCTCGTAGATGCGCACGGCGATCCCTTTCTCGGCGGCGATCTCCTGTAGCACCAACTGTCGGCTCTCCAGGCTCGGCTGCTTGGTCGACAGCTTCTGCACGATCTGTTCAGAATAAGTAAGTCTAGTCAGAAACCGAAGGTTGAGATCGAAGTCGGCCAGCCAGAGTGCGCgggtcgccgccgccggccctcACCTTGGCGTTGATCCCGCATCCGCTGCGGAGGTTGGACGCCGCGGAGACGAACTCCCTGCCGAACTTGGCGGCGAGGATGCCCCGGACCTCCTGCAGCTCCGGGAGGTCCCCGCACCTGGCGGCGGCGTAGACCAGCCCGGCCGCCGCCTCCCGCAGCTCCTCGGGGCAGTCCCTGTGCGCGTCGACGAGCGCGGCCCTCTCGACGATGAGGGTGCAGTAGGCCTCGAGCTCGGCGAGCACGTCCAGCGCGTTCTGCTCCCGGACGACGTGCTCCGCGCGGGCCAGCGCGCGGTCCGTGTGGCCGAGGCGGAGCAGCTGCTCCACgtccccgcgcgcctgcccgcacCGCACCTGGCGGTGGCCCCGCACCACGCCGAGCCGCGTCACCGCCAGACCCAGCAGCGACTTGAGCCGCGCCGTCTGCTTCGTCGTCCGCCCCAGCAGCACGTCCAGCCTCCTCCCCATCCCCTCGCTCGCACTGGCCAGCACGGATCGAGCTCGTAGCTAGCAACCGCTCGCTCTCCCGAGCCCTGGCCGCTGAGCGCTGGCTGCTGCCGAAGTGCCGATCGAGTCGTGGCGCGGTTTCGCCCTGGTGTTTTATACCCCCGGGTCGTGGCGCGGGGTGTGAAATGGGGAATTTTTGGAGACCGTCAGATGGCAGACGCGGGCAATTAAGAGGAAGGATCCGAGGATGGTGAATGGTGATACGGTTTCCTTCCTTGTGGTGGCGGGGTTTGCTTTGTGGCGAAGGCGAGCGAGGGCGACGGGCTTTAAACGTCTGAGCGGACGCGTGGTGGGCCGAGCCGCCGCTGAGCTGTGTCGCGTGAGGCCGTGTGACGGGTTCAGCCGGCTCGCGTTCCGGCCGGCCAGTCCAAGACGCGCGGCACGCGGGTTTTGCCCGCCCGACCGGGGTGGTTGTCCTTGCTGCTGGGAGCCTGGGACCGCCGGACCGGGACGTGGGCGCGCGGGTGGCTACGGCGTCGGGAGTGCTGATCGCCACGTCGGCGAGTGGTGGCGCCGGTTTTCTTCGTCTTCGATTCGTTTTGACTGGGCAAGCTCGGTGGTTTCATGGGGTGGGTGCCTGGGTGGGAGACTTTGAGGGGGTCGAAAACGATGGTGCAGCGGCGCGGCTGCGGTTGGAAACTTGCGGCACGGTGAGCCGGGGACGGGGAGGGAACAGTCGCGCCAAATATCTGTGCCGTGCCGGGCTGCCGGGCCCGTGCGACCGTCGACTCGCTCTGTGGTGGGGGGAGAGTGTGTGCTCTAGAAAACCTCGTTTGCGGAACTGTGCGTCCGTATGTAACTTCCATTTCGTACGACCTGGTCTACATGACTGTGGCTCGTTCTGTCGCCATCGATGCTGTCGTGATAGAGTGGCGTGTGGT harbors:
- the LOC136538356 gene encoding uncharacterized protein — protein: MGRRLDVLLGRTTKQTARLKSLLGLAVTRLGVVRGHRQVRCGQARGDVEQLLRLGHTDRALARAEHVVREQNALDVLAELEAYCTLIVERAALVDAHRDCPEELREAAAGLVYAAARCGDLPELQEVRGILAAKFGREFVSAASNLRSGCGINAKIVQKLSTKQPSLESRQLVLQEIAAEKGIAVRIYEPPPYEDSGRSNHNHRKTKHDDDERIRRTPPVDDRDEDISGDSAQRYKDVEAAAQAAFESAASAAAAAKAAMELSRGEPRGPRTGRMQMDPEIEKRDEVLDGKKSEKIGHDRSNSSEVEIMPEDEANHGNVAVTKLKQREPARGKPASVRTKWGF